The following are from one region of the Lacinutrix sp. Bg11-31 genome:
- a CDS encoding universal stress protein, translating into MKRILLPTDFSDNASSAISYAVQLFKDIECKFYFLHAYTPTAIYAGNIADSYAALKIFEIEKENINLNFKKTEESIKKEFSNNKHTFTSISAFNLLVPEMKELIEENDIDLVIMGTKGATGAKEIFLGSNTMYAIKKIKCPVIAVPSGYKYQQPKEILFPTDYKVEKSNRYLEFVREICSLHGSKLHFLNAYYHVPLEENQKRVKVFLDAFFIDNVHEFHLGEDQDLIDVIETFQINKKINFLVMIHNKHSFFENLLFKPIINKMVYHTNVPFLVIPSEERIARL; encoded by the coding sequence AATGTAAATTTTATTTTCTTCATGCCTATACACCAACAGCCATATATGCTGGAAACATAGCAGATAGTTACGCTGCATTGAAAATTTTTGAAATTGAAAAAGAAAATATTAATCTCAATTTTAAAAAAACAGAAGAAAGCATTAAGAAAGAGTTTAGTAATAACAAACATACATTTACTTCTATATCAGCTTTCAATTTATTAGTTCCAGAAATGAAAGAACTTATAGAAGAAAATGATATAGATTTAGTAATTATGGGAACCAAAGGAGCAACAGGAGCTAAAGAAATATTTTTAGGTTCGAATACCATGTATGCTATTAAAAAAATAAAATGCCCTGTAATTGCTGTTCCATCTGGTTATAAATACCAACAACCCAAAGAGATATTATTTCCAACAGATTATAAGGTTGAAAAATCTAATAGATATTTAGAATTTGTTAGAGAAATATGTAGTTTACATGGTTCTAAATTACATTTTTTAAATGCTTATTACCATGTTCCGTTAGAAGAAAATCAAAAACGAGTTAAGGTGTTTTTGGACGCGTTTTTTATAGATAATGTGCACGAATTTCATTTAGGTGAAGATCAAGATTTAATAGACGTTATTGAGACTTTTCAAATTAATAAAAAAATTAATTTTTTGGTGATGATTCATAATAAGCATAGCTTTTTTGAAAACCTCTTATTTAAACCAATCATTAATAAAATGGTGTATCATACTAATGTGCCTTTTTTAGTTATTCCTTCAGAAGAACGAATTGCAAGACTTTAA
- a CDS encoding ATP cone domain-containing protein gives MKDIDIEIIKASGERVKFSIEKLKNSLRRSGADEDTVSHIINVVRDELYQGISTKEIYNRAFSLLKKKKNIYASKYKLKKAIYELGPTGFPFERFIASILEYSGYEVVVGAILQGKCVTHEIDVIAKKKDQYIIAECKFHSDRSTKCNVKIPLYINSRYQDVVKNYKNTNNYPNEGWVVTNTQFTKDAITYGKCCGLQLLSWDYPLGNGLKDRIDRLGLYPVTVSTLLTNREKQFLLSRDIVLCRQLIKDNFYLDHLGVSEKRKEKILNEINLLCSK, from the coding sequence ATGAAAGATATAGATATTGAAATTATTAAAGCTTCGGGAGAACGTGTGAAATTTTCAATCGAAAAATTAAAAAACTCATTACGACGAAGTGGTGCAGACGAGGATACCGTTTCTCATATTATTAATGTTGTTAGAGATGAATTATATCAAGGCATTTCGACCAAAGAAATTTACAATCGTGCTTTTTCTTTGCTTAAAAAAAAGAAAAACATCTATGCTTCAAAATATAAACTTAAAAAAGCCATTTACGAATTAGGGCCAACGGGCTTTCCTTTTGAGCGATTTATTGCATCTATACTTGAATATTCGGGATACGAGGTTGTTGTTGGAGCAATTTTACAAGGAAAATGTGTGACACATGAAATTGATGTTATAGCAAAAAAAAAGGATCAGTATATTATTGCCGAATGTAAATTTCATAGCGATAGGTCTACTAAATGTAACGTAAAAATTCCTTTATATATAAACTCAAGATATCAAGATGTTGTTAAAAACTATAAGAATACAAACAATTATCCTAACGAGGGTTGGGTAGTCACCAATACACAATTTACTAAAGATGCGATTACTTATGGTAAGTGTTGTGGTCTGCAGCTTCTAAGCTGGGATTATCCTTTAGGTAATGGGCTAAAAGATAGAATAGATCGTTTAGGATTATATCCAGTTACAGTTTCTACTTTGTTAACAAACAGGGAAAAGCAATTTTTGTTAAGTAGAGATATTGTACTCTGTAGACAATTAATTAAGGATAATTTTTACTTGGATCATTTGGGAGTTTCAGAAAAAAGAAAAGAAAAAATTTTAAACGAAATCAATCTACTTTGTAGTAAATAA
- a CDS encoding MBL fold metallo-hydrolase RNA specificity domain-containing protein, with the protein METVKIHFLGASGTVTGSKYVIETPELNLMIDCGMFQGLKELREQNWQQLAFEVPNIDVVLLTHGHLDHTGYLPRLVKQGFDGKIIGTAPTLAITEIILKDSAKINEEEAVRANKEGYTKHSPAKPFYTIKDAEITINKMKAVEKDQWHKLSENIRYRFKFNGHIIGATFIELEIYSKMFVFSGDIGRTDDLLLEAPEKPTKADYLFIESTYGNKLHPKESTTQKLVELINKTIYNRGNLIIPSFAVERLQTLMFILWKLYKENKIPNIPIFIDSPMGNNVLSVFERFPDWHKIPRKEFIAMQDRMNIITSYKDTWKTIDDPRPKIVIAGSGMVTGGRVLTYLKQLIDNPTTTILLVGYQAEGTRGRQLLEGAHELKFFGKWHDVKAEVEHIESLSAHADQSGLLDWMLDIENAPTEIFLVHGEPTALDSFRVKIKDTFHWKTTIPKMYEIKELKL; encoded by the coding sequence ATGGAAACAGTAAAAATTCATTTCTTAGGAGCTTCAGGAACGGTTACAGGCTCAAAATATGTAATTGAAACTCCAGAGTTAAACCTTATGATAGATTGTGGTATGTTTCAAGGTTTAAAAGAATTAAGAGAACAAAACTGGCAGCAACTTGCATTCGAAGTTCCAAATATAGACGTTGTATTATTAACACATGGCCATTTAGATCATACTGGCTATTTACCACGTTTAGTAAAACAAGGTTTTGATGGGAAAATTATTGGGACAGCACCAACCTTAGCAATAACAGAAATTATTTTAAAAGATAGTGCCAAGATAAATGAAGAAGAGGCTGTGCGTGCTAATAAAGAAGGCTACACAAAACACAGTCCTGCAAAACCATTTTACACAATAAAAGATGCTGAAATTACTATAAACAAAATGAAAGCCGTTGAGAAAGACCAATGGCATAAGCTAAGTGAAAATATAAGATACCGTTTTAAATTTAATGGACACATAATTGGCGCGACCTTTATAGAATTAGAAATATATAGCAAAATGTTTGTGTTTTCTGGCGACATAGGAAGAACTGATGATTTACTTCTTGAAGCACCAGAAAAACCAACAAAAGCCGATTATCTTTTTATAGAAAGTACTTACGGTAACAAATTGCATCCAAAAGAAAGCACGACACAAAAGCTGGTAGAACTTATAAATAAAACGATATATAATCGAGGTAATTTAATTATTCCATCTTTTGCTGTGGAACGTTTACAAACGTTAATGTTTATTCTTTGGAAACTATATAAGGAGAATAAAATTCCTAATATTCCTATATTTATAGATAGCCCAATGGGTAATAATGTGCTCTCTGTTTTTGAGCGTTTTCCAGATTGGCATAAAATACCTAGGAAGGAGTTTATAGCCATGCAAGATAGGATGAATATAATTACATCTTACAAAGATACCTGGAAAACAATAGACGATCCACGTCCTAAAATAGTAATTGCAGGTAGTGGTATGGTAACAGGTGGGCGCGTTTTAACGTATTTAAAACAATTAATAGATAACCCTACAACTACTATTTTATTAGTTGGTTATCAAGCCGAAGGTACTCGAGGTAGACAACTATTAGAAGGTGCGCACGAGCTTAAATTTTTTGGTAAATGGCACGATGTAAAAGCAGAAGTAGAGCACATAGAAAGTCTTTCGGCTCACGCAGATCAAAGTGGATTATTAGATTGGATGCTAGACATTGAAAACGCTCCAACTGAGATTTTTTTAGTTCATGGAGAACCTACAGCCTTAGATAGTTTTCGAGTAAAAATTAAAGATACATTCCACTGGAAAACTACAATTCCTAAAATGTATGAAATCAAGGAATTAAAACTTTAA
- a CDS encoding universal stress protein — MKRILLPTDFSKNSKNAIDYAMALCKKWECTFYILNVQKQSEFILDDLIAAPANSSVHTAIAKDNKEELNCFLSKIKKLNTNKNFTFKPLFDFDSLTNAINQVVTAKEIDLVIMGTNGVTGAKETVFGSNTLNVIRKVNCPILTIPENHKFSTIESILFSTEDCKDFNKDGIKPLTDILSVFKAELSVLDLDFANYPEVQDNHTKCLTNLFNEQPFKYYSVTQVPSIMVISTITQIHNYNIHALFIEAKSFFERFLFGSNVDEISYNSTLPLLILRK, encoded by the coding sequence ATGAAAAGAATATTATTACCTACAGATTTCTCAAAAAACTCAAAAAATGCTATAGATTATGCTATGGCATTATGTAAAAAATGGGAATGCACTTTCTATATATTAAACGTACAAAAACAATCGGAATTTATACTTGACGATTTAATAGCTGCGCCAGCAAACTCTTCGGTACACACTGCAATTGCAAAAGATAACAAAGAGGAGTTGAATTGTTTTTTATCAAAAATTAAAAAACTTAACACAAACAAAAACTTCACTTTTAAGCCGCTTTTTGACTTTGATAGTCTTACTAATGCAATAAACCAAGTTGTTACTGCTAAAGAAATAGATTTAGTAATTATGGGAACAAATGGTGTGACTGGAGCAAAAGAAACTGTATTTGGTAGCAATACATTAAATGTTATTAGAAAAGTAAATTGTCCAATTTTAACTATACCAGAAAATCATAAGTTTTCTACTATAGAATCTATATTGTTTTCTACTGAGGATTGTAAAGATTTTAATAAAGATGGAATTAAACCTTTAACAGATATTTTATCGGTTTTTAAAGCTGAATTAAGCGTTTTAGATTTAGATTTTGCTAATTATCCTGAAGTACAAGACAATCATACTAAATGTTTAACAAATCTATTTAACGAACAACCATTTAAATATTACAGTGTTACGCAAGTGCCAAGCATAATGGTGATTAGTACAATTACTCAAATTCACAATTATAATATTCATGCGCTATTTATAGAAGCTAAGTCGTTTTTTGAACGTTTTCTATTTGGATCTAATGTAGACGAAATAAGTTATAATTCTACCTTACCATTACTTATATTACGCAAGTAA
- the nirK gene encoding copper-containing nitrite reductase has protein sequence MKQVNLLLSTIILGMLFFTSCKKDNKMSHLETSEISVSREMNAELTSAPHVPTPVGRRKAKKLIVNMEILEQVGTMTDGTTYNYWTFGGSVPGSFIRTRVGDEVEFTLSNHPDNKLPHNIDLHAVTGPGGGATSSFVAPGHEKTFSFKTLNPGLYVYHCATAPVGMHIANGMYGLILVEPEGGLPPVDKEYYIMQGDFYTKGENGDPGLQPFDMQKAVDEDADYVVFNGSVGALTGDNAITAKVGETVRLYVGNGGPNLVSSFHVIGEIFDKVHVEGGSTINENVQTTLVPAGGAAIVEFRVDVPGTFILVDHSIFRAFNKGALGMLKVEGEEDKKIYSGVVQEGIYQPEGGGIQTMPEDDKKEVVSTAKKSLEEQMELGKQVYMQTCFACHQAEGQGIPNAFPPLAKSDYLNADVNRAIGIVLKGKTGEITVNGKKYNSVMTRQSISSDEIADVMTYIYNSWGNNKTNVTKSQVEQVKNGH, from the coding sequence ATGAAACAAGTAAATTTATTGCTAAGTACTATAATACTTGGAATGCTTTTTTTTACATCTTGTAAAAAAGACAACAAAATGTCACATTTAGAAACCTCAGAGATTTCAGTTAGTAGAGAAATGAATGCAGAATTAACTTCTGCACCACACGTGCCAACTCCTGTTGGAAGACGTAAAGCCAAAAAACTAATTGTTAATATGGAAATTCTTGAACAAGTTGGAACCATGACAGATGGAACAACTTATAACTATTGGACATTTGGAGGCTCTGTTCCAGGAAGTTTTATTAGAACTAGAGTTGGTGATGAAGTAGAATTTACTTTATCTAACCATCCAGATAATAAGTTGCCTCATAATATCGATTTACATGCTGTAACTGGCCCAGGAGGTGGAGCAACATCTTCTTTTGTGGCTCCAGGTCATGAGAAAACATTCAGTTTTAAAACGTTAAATCCTGGTTTATATGTGTATCACTGTGCAACTGCACCTGTAGGTATGCATATAGCTAATGGAATGTATGGACTAATTTTAGTAGAGCCAGAAGGTGGTTTACCTCCAGTTGATAAAGAATATTATATCATGCAAGGTGATTTCTATACCAAAGGAGAAAATGGAGATCCAGGTCTACAACCTTTCGATATGCAAAAAGCGGTTGATGAAGATGCAGATTACGTAGTATTTAATGGTAGTGTTGGTGCTTTAACAGGCGATAATGCAATTACTGCAAAAGTTGGAGAAACAGTAAGACTTTATGTAGGTAATGGTGGACCAAACTTAGTGTCTTCATTTCATGTTATTGGCGAAATATTCGATAAAGTACATGTTGAAGGTGGTAGTACGATTAATGAAAATGTACAAACAACTTTAGTTCCTGCAGGTGGAGCAGCTATTGTAGAGTTTAGAGTAGATGTTCCAGGAACTTTTATTTTAGTAGATCACTCTATTTTTAGAGCATTTAATAAAGGTGCGTTAGGTATGCTTAAGGTTGAAGGAGAAGAAGATAAGAAGATTTATTCTGGTGTTGTTCAAGAAGGAATTTATCAACCTGAAGGCGGAGGAATACAAACGATGCCAGAAGATGATAAAAAAGAAGTTGTTTCTACTGCTAAAAAGAGTTTAGAAGAACAGATGGAGCTTGGAAAACAAGTCTATATGCAAACCTGTTTCGCTTGTCACCAAGCAGAAGGACAAGGGATACCAAATGCATTTCCTCCTTTAGCGAAATCAGATTACTTAAATGCTGATGTAAATCGTGCAATTGGTATTGTGTTAAAAGGTAAAACAGGAGAGATTACAGTTAATGGTAAAAAATACAATAGTGTCATGACTAGACAGTCTATTAGTTCCGATGAAATTGCAGATGTTATGACTTACATCTATAATTCTTGGGGAAATAATAAAACTAATGTTACCAAATCTCAAGTAGAGCAAGTAAAAAACGGTCACTAA
- a CDS encoding formylglycine-generating enzyme family protein: MKTKVFSLFLLCLISQFISFGQTKDMVLIEGSRYLPLYGRDSAVVEVKDFKMDIYPVTTKEYEQFVVKYPKWKKSKVIKLFADESYLSNWKNDIKINESINANSPITYVSWFAAKSYCECQGKRLPTIDEWEYAAMADETTKDARVKASYNQKILAWYEAPKTKENRVGETPKNVWGVYDLHGLVWEWTQDFNSVLITGESRKDVDKDSNLFCGSAAINATDLMNYAAFMRYAIRGSLKAKYSMKNLGFRCVQDIKK; the protein is encoded by the coding sequence ATGAAAACCAAAGTCTTTAGCTTGTTTTTACTTTGTTTAATCTCTCAATTCATTTCTTTTGGGCAGACTAAAGACATGGTTTTAATAGAAGGAAGTAGGTATTTGCCTTTATACGGTCGAGATTCAGCAGTAGTTGAAGTCAAAGATTTTAAAATGGATATTTATCCAGTAACCACAAAGGAGTACGAGCAGTTTGTTGTAAAATATCCTAAATGGAAAAAGTCTAAAGTAATAAAATTATTTGCAGATGAAAGCTATTTATCTAATTGGAAAAATGACATTAAAATTAATGAATCAATTAATGCTAATAGCCCAATTACTTATGTTTCATGGTTTGCAGCCAAATCTTATTGCGAATGCCAAGGCAAACGATTACCAACAATAGATGAATGGGAATATGCAGCAATGGCAGATGAAACAACAAAAGATGCACGAGTTAAAGCTTCTTATAATCAAAAAATTTTAGCTTGGTATGAAGCACCAAAAACTAAAGAAAACCGAGTAGGCGAAACACCTAAAAATGTTTGGGGAGTTTACGATTTACATGGTTTGGTTTGGGAGTGGACTCAAGATTTTAATTCTGTATTAATTACAGGAGAATCTCGAAAAGACGTAGATAAAGATAGTAATCTATTCTGCGGAAGTGCAGCAATTAATGCTACAGATTTAATGAATTATGCTGCTTTTATGCGTTATGCTATTCGCGGAAGTTTAAAAGCAAAGTATTCTATGAAAAACTTAGGCTTTAGATGTGTTCAAGATATTAAAAAATAA
- a CDS encoding SCO family protein, protein MKQLKVIASVFLLLITLASCKTDTSNNSGNELAVYQCPMQCEGNKTYSEPGSCSVCKMDLKAIENASEKLIDTEISEESIFNLTSKWRTEEGEEIQLKELKGKTLVMVMIYTSCKAACPRLVADMRSIESKIPDENIKNMQFVLISIDPETDTPERLKAFAIENVMNDEQWSFLQGTESSVREFANVLSVKYKEISPIDFSHSNIISVFNNDGELEHQQEGLGVDNKETLETILKLTNKK, encoded by the coding sequence ATGAAACAATTAAAAGTAATTGCAAGTGTGTTTTTGTTGCTCATAACATTGGCTTCATGTAAAACAGATACATCAAATAATTCTGGAAATGAACTAGCAGTTTATCAATGTCCAATGCAATGCGAAGGCAATAAAACCTATAGCGAGCCAGGAAGTTGTTCTGTTTGTAAAATGGATTTGAAAGCAATAGAAAACGCTTCAGAAAAATTGATAGATACAGAAATTTCTGAAGAATCTATATTCAACCTAACGAGTAAATGGCGTACAGAAGAAGGTGAGGAAATTCAGCTTAAAGAATTAAAAGGAAAAACCTTAGTTATGGTCATGATTTATACGTCTTGTAAAGCAGCTTGCCCAAGACTAGTTGCAGATATGCGAAGTATTGAATCAAAAATTCCTGATGAGAATATTAAAAACATGCAATTTGTATTGATAAGTATCGATCCAGAAACAGACACTCCAGAACGTTTAAAAGCATTTGCTATAGAAAATGTTATGAACGATGAGCAATGGAGCTTTTTACAAGGTACAGAAAGTAGCGTAAGAGAATTTGCTAACGTATTATCTGTAAAATATAAAGAGATTTCACCTATAGATTTTTCGCACTCTAATATTATAAGTGTGTTTAATAACGATGGAGAATTAGAGCACCAACAAGAAGGGTTAGGTGTCGATAATAAAGAAACATTAGAAACTATTCTAAAATTAACAAACAAAAAATAA
- a CDS encoding cytochrome c produces the protein MLSKKQARAFFLGGTVVTFLIFIGLTIFSFSKAQDQTNHENITEAVVRGKVLWEKNNCMGCHTLLGEGGYYAPELTKVIDRRGKGYIKAVLMSPVAWQPNGRKMVAYGFSAEEALDLIAFFDWIDDIDLNGFDTIVSPLAKDEN, from the coding sequence ATGTTATCAAAAAAACAAGCACGTGCTTTTTTTCTTGGTGGAACTGTAGTCACTTTCCTAATATTTATAGGACTTACCATTTTCTCCTTTAGTAAAGCACAAGATCAAACTAACCACGAAAATATTACAGAAGCTGTGGTTAGAGGAAAAGTACTTTGGGAAAAAAATAATTGTATGGGTTGCCATACGCTTTTAGGCGAAGGTGGTTATTATGCTCCAGAACTAACTAAAGTAATCGATCGTAGAGGTAAAGGCTACATTAAAGCTGTACTAATGTCTCCAGTAGCATGGCAACCAAACGGAAGAAAAATGGTGGCTTATGGCTTTTCAGCAGAAGAAGCATTAGACTTAATTGCCTTTTTCGATTGGATAGATGATATTGATTTAAACGGATTCGATACAATTGTTTCACCATTAGCAAAAGATGAAAACTAA
- a CDS encoding cbb3-type cytochrome c oxidase subunit I: MKYKSQKVAYWFFALSMLLFGLQLVYGFIMGFAHAGFDGLHEIIPFNTAKAVHLNLLVVWLLSGFMGAAYYIIPEEAQHELVSVKWAYIQLISLALVGVAAIVGFHFNIWEGRKFLEIPRGLDYLVVANVLLFLGIILTTLYKGKRRTTTALVLTMGLFFAALLYLPGMLPFDSQVTDSFFRWWVVHLWVEGVWELIMGGILSFLLIKLTGVDREVIEKWLYVIVGLTFLSGVLGTGHHYYYIGVNKIWLIVGGIFSALEPLAFLAMALFAVNMYRKGEKEHPNKLALYWTLGAAIVSFVGAGLLGFAHTLPQTNLYTHGTLVTAMHGHLAFWGAYAMIVLAIISYSLPNMTGRKLYDSSIGRMAFWFSNIGMIGMTVAFGVAGVAQVYLERKMKMEFMEVQKEIEIHFYVLIICATLFVTGIILYMIDFYKHGRPTDEALDIASDD, translated from the coding sequence ATGAAATATAAATCACAAAAAGTAGCGTATTGGTTTTTTGCCCTTTCTATGCTGTTGTTCGGACTTCAGCTAGTATATGGTTTCATTATGGGATTTGCACATGCAGGATTCGATGGACTGCATGAAATTATTCCTTTTAATACAGCAAAAGCTGTTCATCTTAATCTATTAGTTGTTTGGTTGTTATCCGGTTTTATGGGAGCAGCTTATTACATTATTCCAGAAGAAGCACAACATGAGTTAGTAAGTGTAAAATGGGCTTATATACAACTTATTAGTTTAGCACTAGTAGGCGTTGCAGCCATAGTAGGATTTCATTTTAATATTTGGGAAGGACGTAAATTTCTTGAAATACCAAGAGGATTAGATTATTTGGTAGTTGCAAATGTACTTTTATTCTTAGGTATTATTTTAACAACTTTATATAAAGGAAAGCGTAGAACCACTACAGCGTTGGTATTAACTATGGGATTGTTTTTTGCAGCATTATTATATTTACCAGGAATGTTGCCATTCGATAGCCAAGTAACAGATTCATTTTTTAGATGGTGGGTTGTTCACCTTTGGGTTGAAGGTGTTTGGGAACTTATTATGGGAGGTATTTTATCTTTCTTATTAATTAAGTTAACAGGAGTAGATAGAGAAGTTATTGAAAAATGGTTGTATGTAATTGTAGGATTAACATTTTTATCTGGTGTTTTAGGAACAGGACATCACTACTATTATATTGGCGTTAATAAAATATGGTTAATTGTTGGTGGAATCTTTTCTGCTCTTGAGCCTTTAGCATTTTTAGCAATGGCATTATTTGCTGTAAACATGTATAGAAAAGGAGAAAAAGAACATCCAAATAAACTTGCTTTATACTGGACACTTGGTGCTGCTATAGTATCTTTTGTAGGTGCTGGATTATTAGGTTTTGCACACACATTGCCACAAACAAATTTATACACACACGGAACTTTAGTAACAGCAATGCATGGTCACCTTGCTTTTTGGGGAGCTTATGCAATGATTGTATTAGCGATTATTAGTTATAGTTTACCAAACATGACTGGACGTAAGTTGTATGATAGTTCTATTGGTAGAATGGCATTCTGGTTTTCTAATATAGGAATGATTGGTATGACGGTTGCTTTTGGAGTTGCAGGAGTCGCTCAAGTATATTTAGAGCGTAAAATGAAAATGGAATTCATGGAAGTTCAAAAAGAAATAGAAATCCACTTTTATGTTTTAATTATCTGCGCAACATTATTTGTAACAGGAATTATTCTTTATATGATAGATTTCTATAAACATGGAAGACCAACAGACGAAGCTTTAGATATAGCATCAGACGACTAA
- a CDS encoding alginate export family protein — MKKYIVFFTITALMAINSFAQQFDVSAEIRPRYENKHGFGTLLNTDADGSNFVSQRTRLNFDFVNNKMRFKLIMQNVRVWGDVSTLSSDDNATALHEAWAEYVLDSTMSFKFGRQEIVYDDHRIFGSVGWAQQARSHDAFLFKYKPNKKHQIDVGFALNSDSQSNIDNLYSNAAGYKTFQYAWYHGDFDKIGLSFLALNTGIEYIENEGLTGEKQTIDNMQTVGPRLTYKSGKFSINTAAYFQLGKSLNTDVSASYFAGDVGYKIDDNFNVGLGAEYLSGKDMDDADTDIKSFSPLFGTNHKFNGWMDYFYVGNHVNNVGLVDVYATFGYQKNKFTAKLMPHIFSSAAKIYNGSEKMSNSLGTELDLLLGYKLANDISLNAGYSQMLATESMEILKAGDKDEHNSWAWMMITFKPKFLSYTNKKE; from the coding sequence ATGAAAAAATATATAGTTTTTTTTACCATTACCGCGTTAATGGCAATAAACTCTTTTGCCCAACAATTTGATGTTTCGGCAGAAATAAGACCACGTTATGAAAATAAACATGGTTTCGGAACACTTTTAAATACAGATGCTGATGGTTCGAACTTTGTATCTCAAAGAACGCGTTTAAATTTTGACTTTGTAAATAACAAAATGCGTTTTAAACTTATAATGCAAAACGTTAGAGTTTGGGGAGATGTAAGTACATTGTCTAGCGATGACAATGCAACAGCATTGCATGAAGCTTGGGCAGAATATGTATTAGACAGTACGATGTCTTTTAAATTTGGACGTCAAGAAATTGTTTATGATGATCACAGAATTTTCGGTAGTGTTGGTTGGGCACAACAGGCTAGAAGCCACGATGCCTTTTTGTTTAAATACAAACCAAATAAAAAGCACCAAATAGATGTAGGATTTGCTTTAAATTCAGATTCACAATCTAATATAGATAATTTATATAGTAATGCTGCTGGTTATAAAACCTTTCAGTATGCTTGGTATCATGGTGATTTTGATAAAATTGGGTTAAGCTTTTTAGCTTTAAACACAGGAATTGAATATATTGAAAATGAAGGGTTAACAGGCGAAAAGCAAACCATAGATAATATGCAAACTGTAGGTCCAAGATTAACATATAAGTCTGGAAAATTTTCAATAAATACTGCAGCTTATTTTCAATTAGGAAAATCACTTAATACAGATGTTAGTGCATCTTATTTTGCAGGAGATGTTGGTTATAAAATCGATGATAATTTTAATGTTGGTTTAGGTGCCGAATATCTTTCAGGGAAAGATATGGATGACGCAGATACAGATATTAAATCATTCTCGCCATTATTTGGTACAAACCATAAATTTAATGGTTGGATGGATTATTTCTATGTTGGCAATCATGTAAATAATGTAGGTTTAGTAGATGTTTACGCTACTTTTGGATATCAAAAAAATAAATTTACAGCTAAATTAATGCCGCATATATTTTCTTCTGCAGCTAAAATTTATAACGGTTCAGAAAAAATGAGTAATAGTTTAGGTACTGAGTTAGATCTTTTATTAGGTTATAAATTAGCTAATGATATTTCTTTAAATGCTGGTTATTCTCAAATGCTAGCAACAGAGTCTATGGAGATTTTAAAAGCAGGAGACAAAGACGAGCATAATTCATGGGCTTGGATGATGATTACTTTTAAGCCAAAATTCTTATCGTACACTAACAAAAAAGAGTAA
- a CDS encoding CbbQ/NirQ/NorQ/GpvN family protein: MSKPYYRAVGKEVTVFEHAYTCKIPFLLKGPTGTGKSRFIEFMAHELNTKLLTIACHEETSSTDLIGRFIIKGAETVWLDGPLTTAVKEGHVIYLDEIAEARPDVIVAIHSLTDHRRELFIDKLGKTIKAHENFMLVASFNPGYQRGFKELKPSTRQRFVALSFDYPLEKVEAEILVSETGIQLDIAKKLVNIATKIRNLTELGLTETVSTRLLVDAAKLIHAGLPKRLAVHVAVVEPLTDDLEVIQALKDLSDLMI; the protein is encoded by the coding sequence ATGAGCAAGCCATATTATCGTGCAGTTGGAAAAGAAGTTACTGTTTTCGAACATGCCTATACATGTAAGATCCCTTTTTTATTAAAAGGACCAACAGGAACTGGAAAGTCTCGATTTATTGAGTTTATGGCTCATGAATTAAATACAAAATTACTTACCATTGCTTGTCATGAAGAAACATCGTCTACAGATTTAATTGGTAGATTTATTATAAAAGGAGCAGAAACCGTTTGGTTAGATGGACCATTAACAACTGCTGTTAAAGAAGGTCATGTTATATATTTAGATGAAATTGCCGAAGCCAGACCAGACGTTATTGTTGCCATTCACTCTTTAACAGATCATCGTAGAGAGTTGTTTATTGATAAGTTGGGAAAAACAATTAAAGCACATGAGAATTTTATGCTTGTAGCTTCTTTTAATCCAGGTTATCAACGCGGGTTTAAAGAACTAAAACCGTCAACTAGACAACGTTTTGTGGCTTTATCTTTCGACTATCCATTAGAAAAAGTAGAAGCCGAAATATTAGTTTCCGAAACTGGAATTCAGCTTGATATTGCTAAAAAACTGGTAAATATCGCGACTAAAATTAGAAACTTAACAGAATTAGGTTTAACCGAAACCGTTTCTACAAGATTATTAGTTGATGCTGCTAAATTAATTCATGCTGGCTTACCAAAAAGACTTGCAGTACATGTTGCTGTTGTAGAACCATTAACAGATGATTTAGAAGTGATTCAAGCGTTAAAAGATTTAAGTGATTTAATGATTTAG